Proteins found in one Geomonas subterranea genomic segment:
- a CDS encoding response regulator, whose translation METAISGRVILVDDDPYVLESVALLLSVSGFEVHPFSNGMDALEVLRQSPPDVVLTDVNMPQMSGIELLEQIHEFDRDIPVILMTAYAELEMAVSAIKKGAFDFIIKPFKTPYLIYAVEKGINYQRLLLVEKNYKAELERQVLDRTRELGEALVQMRSMSRETIERLTAAAELRDEDTGKHISRIGLYAKRLAEQLGMSREFVDGIAMASPMHDVGKIGIPDAILLKAGPLTAEEFGIMKSHTTIGGKILAGSNHLVLQMAASIANTHHERWDGGGYPRGLVGEATPWKGASSCWWTSTTP comes from the coding sequence ATGGAAACAGCCATATCTGGCCGCGTCATCCTCGTGGACGACGACCCTTATGTCTTGGAAAGCGTGGCGTTGCTCCTCTCTGTGAGCGGCTTCGAGGTGCATCCTTTCTCAAACGGCATGGATGCCCTGGAGGTCTTGCGCCAGTCACCTCCTGACGTGGTTCTCACCGATGTGAACATGCCGCAGATGTCCGGCATCGAGCTTTTGGAGCAGATCCACGAGTTCGACCGCGACATCCCCGTCATCCTGATGACGGCGTACGCGGAACTGGAGATGGCGGTGTCGGCCATCAAGAAGGGGGCCTTCGACTTCATCATCAAGCCTTTCAAGACACCCTACCTGATCTATGCGGTGGAAAAGGGGATCAACTACCAGAGGCTTTTGCTGGTGGAGAAGAACTACAAGGCGGAACTGGAGCGCCAGGTGCTGGACCGGACCCGGGAGCTGGGCGAGGCGCTGGTGCAGATGCGCAGCATGAGCCGGGAGACCATCGAGAGGCTGACCGCCGCGGCCGAGTTGAGGGACGAGGATACCGGCAAGCACATCTCCCGCATCGGCCTCTACGCCAAGCGGCTGGCCGAGCAGCTCGGCATGTCGCGCGAGTTCGTAGACGGCATCGCCATGGCCTCGCCGATGCACGACGTCGGCAAGATCGGCATCCCCGACGCCATCCTCCTGAAGGCGGGGCCGCTCACAGCGGAGGAATTCGGCATCATGAAGAGCCACACCACCATCGGGGGGAAGATCCTCGCCGGTTCCAACCACCTGGTGCTGCAGATGGCGGCGTCCATCGCCAACACGCATCATGAGCGCTGGGACGGCGGCGGATACCCTCGAGGGCTGGTGGGGGAGGCGACCCCATGGAAGGGCGCATCGTCATGCTGGTGGACCAGTACGACGCCCTGA